The genomic window aataaaaaattatttttatttatttttttatattttatcaaatatgTGGAAGAATAGATAAGGATGAATGGAAggtcaatttatttatttatttattttttttcatctcttATTAAATAGGTGGTTAGCATGGATTTTGCGTCGAAACGTATTCTCTATCCGTCTCCATGCGTATCGTTACTAATCATTAATTGATTCTTACCAAACAAAAATCATTAATTGATAAAAGGTCGAGACGTGGCTGGCGATCTTTTCTTCGTCAACACAGACGCCGTTGATAAGAAGGAaggaaaataaataaagaaataaataaaaccgATGGCTCCGGTAAgttatcctcatcattctcattccGCTGGATTTCCCAACCACATCCCTAGGGCTCGGTCACGCCACAGCTGCACGAGAGAGGCCATTTAATGCAGTCCATTTATTTTTCACGGGATGCGCCAGCTCAGCTGAACCCAACGGTGCAACGAAACGCTAcactattttaattttgttgcTGCCGCGTCCTAGAAGCGGACTGCTCGATCTTGCTGAGGGTTGCAAAGCTCTCTAGATGCGTGCGATTCGATTGGAGGTGCTTGTTGCATCGACATGTGGACGCTCCAGAATCGAGATGATCGAGGTTGAAAGTAAATGGCCTCATGAACCCAGCCCCGGCTACGCCATCGACCACCGTCGGTTTCAAATCAGACGTATACAGATTACGGATGGATGTCGCGGCAGGGAAAGAGGGAGTACTCAGCCGTCCAGGACCAGCTCAGCAACCGTAGAAGACGCGAAGCGGGAAGAGAGGATGGATGGGTATGGGAAGACTTTTGGCTGCATTCTCGACATGTGATCTTCGGATTCCATTACTACCCCTCATCCCCATCTTTAAAAGGGGACCCCCGGGTTTACGCTTTCCTCCATCCCATCTTCCTCTTTCTTGGATTCGGAACATCACGCACCCACCGCTTGTGTATGGTCGTTCCCTTCGTTTCCTTAAAGGATTCCTTTTTCTCCCTCTAATTTCGTTCTCCTTTTGTTCCCCACATCTCCACCGCTTCAACGACGcgtttctctttctcttctcaagGTAGGCTCTGCTTCTTCTTCGCCTGCTTTTGTctcgctcctccctctcttctcctcttatcACCATCTTTTGGATGGAGGAATGCGTAAAACAGGAgaggggaggaggagggggagctCCGGAGACTATATCAGATGCGAGTTCATTCGATCCGTTTTTCCCCATTGGAACTGGGGCCGGGGTTCTGTTCCTCCTCACCAGGATTTCTTAAATAATCCTTAACTGATCATATGGACAAGATTGGACCATTTTCTGTTCCTATATGTGAATACTAGATTCAATCTCGAAAAGTTCatttctaataatattattattgtataAACCCTGATCGCAACGAAGATTGCCGTTTCTTTTGGACCGTAATTTCATAAGgtttaaggtttttttttttttttttaatatttgcccTTTCCCCTTCTGTATTAAATCCGTCGTCGGTTTTGTCTGCAAGATACGAGATTTTTGGTTTTTTTTCTTCAGAAAAAAACGTATTTTGCGAAATCGCGACTCAATTTACATGATTGTGGCTCGGAAGTGCTTTTGTAGCCCTTTGTCCGTTTTTCAGATAACGAAACAGAGAGAACCTATTTTTATTGTATAGTTCATCTGTTCATTGGCAGAGCAATGACGGAAAACGGGGATTTCAGCTTCGCCTTGGACGGCAACATGCTGGCTCGCAACGGATTGCCTCGGATCCAGACCCACGGCAGCGGCAAGAAGAGGCCGGATGACGCGATCTGCCACGACGACAGCACGCCGCCGGTGAAGGCCCAGACCATCGACGAGCTCCACTCCCTCCAGAAGAAGAAGTCCACCCCCACACCCCTATCAAGGACGGCCAAGGTGGCGCCGCCTTTGCCATCCTCTCCGAGGACGAACGCCAGAAGCTCCAGCTACAATCCATCAGGTGAGGTGAGGGAGGTTGGTCCCTCTATCTCTATATACGTCATATATGCAGCTATATCTACGACCAATTTACATAGATATGTATGTGACGTCTGAAAAGAAGATTACGTTAACAAGGTAAGCCGTCCGACGGGTCCTCGTTATCGCAGAGATTGGATTGGGTGCGTCGGCTCTGCCTGAGATTAGTAAGGTTCTGGTAGGGCGTCAAAAggtgagagagagaagaaaaaaaaaatgaaaagaaataaaaaaagctACTTCAGCTCGTGGCTTTAGCTCGTGCGACCTGGCTTTGGGACCGACGCTTACTATACgtattcttattattattacATATATCATTTTAATAAAGCTTCTTATTTTTCCTTTCGGCGGATATGGGGAGTAATTTGCTTTCGTACCTCCATGGGAGGACAGCGCGCCTTCAAAGACGGGAAATCGGTGCAAAAGAGGAAAATAGGTTTCTTGTCTGCTCTTGTATGCGCGTTGTTCTATAATGATCATGATGCCCAAGAGAGGGCCCACCTGGACGGGCCAATTCCACCGTTCGATTTGgatgtcacaaaaaaaaaaaaaaaagaagagagagagagaaaaaaaaatctacaggCCGTGCAGTCAGCCCCGGTCCTCCAGCTTTACCATGCGTGAGCTTAAGTTGTAGCCGTTGTCCAAACAGTCTCTGGCTAAATAAGTTGATGAACATACGatcgatttctttttctttattgttTGGCTTCATGTACTTGTatggattttttttaattaaaataattatttacaaaTATTTTTGTAATTTCGTAGTAGTTCTTTGAGCTGATCTCAGTTTAACAGCCAAAAGTTCTTTTATCTTGATTAAACTGTTGAATTTGCTTCCGCTACTAGATTGATGTCGATATTCGAATAAGTAATTAAACCTAGACAATGAAGGTtccatataataaatattaactgAACTACAGGCTCCACCGATACGGAGGAGGAAAAAGTATCAGTCGCGAAAAGGTTATTTGACGTTATTTCATTCACCAGTTGatgggatatatatatatatattttttttatttttttaattttattgtaatagcagaaaaattttaaaatatatatatatatacaccgaTCTTGTTTGCCTTATAACGAGAAGCTGGTTTGGATGATTAATGGCAGTGCGTCGCTGGCGTCGCTGACACGGGAGACAGGACCGAAGGTGGTGAAGGGCGACCCGGCGAAGAAGGCAGAGGCACCCAAGGTGGGGGCGGAGCACCACCACTACTTTACCCCCACCATCAGCGTCAGTGACAGCGCCCTCAAGTTCACTCACGTTCTCTACAACCTCGCCCCCGCCGGTATTGATTCTTCCGTATTCCTGCTCCACTCGCATCCTTTTTATTATCGCTTTTCTTTCCCCACCCCACGCCCCCCCAGTGTCAACAGCTTGTCACGAGCACCGGACTCTCTCCACCATTTTCTTGTTGGAGGAagtttcctaaaaaaaaaaaaattgtttgagGAAATAGAGTTTGGGGGATACTGATTGATGTTGACCTGTCACTACTTCTCAAAAGGAGAAAGGAGTTGAATTTTTTCCACTTTGATTCACATTAAGGACCTGATATCTTTTCACAATTTGTCAACATCGCCCTTTCCGGAGCACCACTGTCACCAGCCCCCATTAATACTGTACCGGCTCGTGACATGTACCATTCGTCTGCGGTCTGACAGCTCGGCTGCAGAATGGCATGCCCATGGTTCATAGGAACAAATACGAaccattttttgatttttctttttttcaattgTCCGAAGATATTAATAAGAAATTGATTTTCTGATTCAGTTGCTAATTGCTCAAGAACGATTCTATTTGTTTTGTTGTTACTTGTAGCAGCCTTTTTTCGCTATTGCTTCTCGTTCCTGTctcttcaatttttattttaatatgaataaattataaatcaattATTGTACTTTATTCTAATTTATTTGTTGCAATGCCCTTTTTCTTTCGAAACTTTTTGACGAGTTCTCCTTATTGCGTCCCGAATTCTGGATCCTGGCCTCTAGCCATATTGTTCCCAGCACCAGACGACCGACTATGCTGTGATTGATTGCTAAGACAGTTCTTCTTTCCGCCGTCTTCTCCTTGttcccccttctttttttttttttcctgcaacACAATAGACAAAAAATGTGGGCAATTAATTAACATCCGACATGCTACTCCACCAGTTGGATGTTGACTTGTCTTCTTGAGTTTATCATATTAACTGAAGGACTTACCTCAAACAAAGAGAATGATATGAAAGTAGTCGTCCTCGGCTTTCTGCGTGTGCATGACtgacggaaaaaaaaaaatggattcaAAAATACAGAGCTATATGAACAAGCCATTAAGTACGAGAAGGGATCGTTTATAACGTCGGCAGGGGCCTTGGCCACCTTGTCCGGCGCGAAGACAGGTCGATCTCCAAGGGACAAACGCGTCGTCAAGGATGAGACCACTGCAGATGAGCTCTGGTGGGGAAAGTAAGTATCGGTCCCATTCTCTCTGTGTTCGCTTGAGCATATCTCATGCTTGATTTGTtaatttcttttccttttgttgTGCATATTCCAGGGGTTCACCTAACATTGAGATGGATGAACACACTTTCCTGGTGAACAGGGAGAGGGCTGTCGATTACTTGAATTCTCTAGAAAAGGTACTCGCACAATtactctttttaaaaaaaaaaaaaaaattaataaaatagtcCGGAATGTAGAATTCTTGGCTGGGAGTTTTTACTAGTCTAATACATGAGGGGGTTAGGGATGTTGGAGTCGGAGTTGAATAGAGAAAGTTGGCTATTATTGGGTATTACTTTTGGTACGAAAGAAGGAATTGGAACTCTCTTAAAACACCCAATCTAACATGACACAACTAGTTCAGCAGCGGAAAGTCGGTTCAAGAATTCCTGCACGACTTTGACATTTGATCTGTGCTTCCAAATTTATTCCTTTTGGCTCTTCAAGCTtcgcttttcctttttggcaggaggaaaaaattaagaatttcatggGAATTTTTTCTTGATTAAAATGGTATCTGTCATATATCATTTTGCAGGTCTTCGTCAACGATCAATTCCTGAACTGGGACCCGGAGAATCGGATCAAAGTCCGGATCGTCTCGGCGAGGGCCTACCATTCCCTATTCATGCATAACATGTAAGTACAAACATTAAACAGAATATTAGGATACCGTTGGTTTTTGCGGTACTCTAGGTCTCTCGTGCGCCTGCTACGGTAATCCGGCCAGATAAGTAACCCTCTGATCGTTTGCTTGCTGCTGTTACATTAGATAAGTAGTCATCAGTAATATAGATGTCATGACGTAGGCGTGTCTCTCTTTGCTTGCTTTCCTTCCAAGACGATGGGCCGGCAAGCATGAGAATTCAGTAAAATAGTAGTAGTTGGTTGTGCATACGATGACTGGATGGGTGACAGGTGCATCCGGCCCACGCCTGAAGAACTGGAGGATTTCGGTACTCCGGACTTCACGATATACAATGCTGGACAATTTCCATGCAATCGTTACACACATTACATGACATCCTCCACTAGCATAGATCTAAACCTCGCTAGGAGGGAAATGGTCATCCTCGGCACGCAGTATGCTGGGGAGATGAAGAAGGGTCTGTTCAGTGTGATGCACTATCTCATGCCTAAGAGACAAATCCTCTCCCTGCATTCTGGCTGCAATATGGGCAAACATGGTGACGTCGCCCTCTTCTTTGGACTATCAGGTAAGTTTGGACTCATCGGAATGTGGTGCCGTCACCTGCCCACCCGCACCCGCGCTCCTTTTTGCTCTCCCTCTCTGGGACCTCCACCTCTCtctcatatatgtatatctaCTATATATATTAATGAATGACCCATGGATGTATCCCCTGCTCATGCTGCATGCCATCGATTAATGACTCGGCGTTTCTTTCTCATCTTTCCACAGGCACCGGGAAGACAACTCTATCCACGGATCATAATAGACTGCTCATTGGAGATGACGAGCACTGTTGGAGTGATACTGGTGTTTCGAACATTGAGGGTGGCTGTTATGCCAAGTGCATCGATCTGTCCAAGGAGAAGGAGCCCGACATCTGGAACGCCATTAAGTTTGGAACCGGTGATGATCAATCGTTATCACTCCATCGATGTATTTCTTTCTGTGCATGTCGACGGAACTAATTGGTCTCTCTTGCAGTGCTGGAGAATGTAGTATTCGATGAGCACACGCGGGAAGTGGACTACTCAGATAAATCCGTTACCGGTAATTATTAATAATTCGCCTTCGTCATACCTTGCGATCGATCGAGGCTGTTTTGGATTTCATATGTTGCTGTGCTGATCGACATTTTTTCGGCAGAAAACACTCGTGCTTCTTATCCCATCGAATACATCCCCAATGCAAAGATCCCGTGCGTTGGGCCGCACCCTAAGAATGTTATCCTCTTGGCATGCGATGCTTTCGGCGTGCTCCCACCTGTGAGCAAGTTGAGCCTTGCTCAGACCATGTATCATT from Elaeis guineensis isolate ETL-2024a chromosome 4, EG11, whole genome shotgun sequence includes these protein-coding regions:
- the LOC105034557 gene encoding LOW QUALITY PROTEIN: phosphoenolpyruvate carboxykinase (ATP) 1-like (The sequence of the model RefSeq protein was modified relative to this genomic sequence to represent the inferred CDS: inserted 2 bases in 2 codons) yields the protein MGMGRLLAAFSTCDLRIPLLPLIPIFKRGPPGLRFPPSHLPLSWIRNITHPPLVYGRSLRFLKGFLFLPLISFSFCSPHLHRFNDAFLFLFSRAMTENGDFSFALDGNMLARNGLPRIQTHGSGKKRPDDAICHDDSTPPVKAQTIDELHSLQKKKSTPXTPIKDGQGGAAFAILSEDERQKLQLQSISASLASLTRETGPKVVKGDPAKKAEAPKVGAEHHHYFTPTISVSDSALKFTHVLYNLAPAELYEQAIKYEKGSFITSAGALATLSGAKTGRSPRDKRVVKDETTADELWWGKGSPNIEMDEHTFLVNRERAVDYLNSLEKVFVNDQFLNWDPENRIKVRIVSARAYHSLFMHNMCIRPTPEELEDFGTPDFTIYNAGQFPCNRYTHYMTSSTSIDLNLARREMVILGTQYAGEMKKGLFSVMHYLMPKRQILSLHSGCNMGKHGDVALFFGLSGTGKTTLSTDHNRLLIGDDEHCWSDTGVSNIEGGCYAKCIDLSKEKEPDIWNAIKFGTVLENVVFDEHTREVDYSDKSVTENTRASYPIEYIPNAKIPCVGPHPKNVILLACDAFGVLPPVSKLSLAQTMYHFISGYTALVAGTEDGIKEPQATFSACFGAAFVMLHPTRYAAMLAEKMQKYGATGWLVNTGWSGGRYGVGNRIKLAYTRKIIDAIHSGSLLTACYKKTEVFGLEIPTQVDXLPSEILDPVNTWEDKAAYKETLLKLAGLFKKNFEVFANYKIGKDSKLTEEILDAGPNF